In Chlorogloeopsis sp. ULAP01, the genomic window AGCGCTGATAAGACTGACAAAATAGAAAAACTGTAACGCTGCAACTGATAGAACTGGACCTTTAACATACTGCTTTGTATTCCTGGCAGTAACTTATGTCTAATTAAGACACAAATTCTTATTTTACAGTCAATTTAGGTTAAGTTATATGAAATTCTGTACTTTACATTTTGATGACTTTCAAAGCTCTAAAACTTTTATCTGCACAACCACTAATAAATCCACCCATAGTTTGAATTGTTTGCAGATATTCTAAAGCAAGTTGGCTAATAGCTTCTCCAGGCATTAATACAGGAATTCCTGGCGGATAAGGACAGACTATTTCTGCACAAATGCGCCCCGTAGTTTCTTGGATAGGTAATGTTTCTGTTTTGGCGAAGAAAGCTTCTCGTGGTGAAATATGCACAGTATTCCCCATATTAATAAAATCATCCCATAAAATGTAGGGCAAATTGAAGTCTGTCAAAGCTGTGTTCAAGCCGAGGGAGTTAGGAGGCAAACTCATTTGGGCAAGACTAGTAAATGCCTCAAGCAACTGCTCAATATCTTGTTGTGTATTGCCAAGGCTAATAATAAAAGTGAGATGTTTTTGGGAAGCAAATTCTGCCGTGACAGCGAAGTGTTGATCGAGAATTTCTTCGGCAGCAAAGCCAGTTAAACCTAAGCCAGAAACAGTGACTGTTAATCGCGTTTTGTCTAAAGCAAGAAAATTTGACCTTATCCCCAGCCCCTCTCCTTGAAAGGAGAGGGGTGCCGCAGGCGGGGTGAGGTTAAAAACTGATAATCCTGGTATTTGCTCAATCCGGCTTCTTGCTTCATCTGCTAGTTGCAATGTGTGAGACATGAATTGTTGACCGTACAGTGCCATTTGCTGACGTGCCGCATCGAGGGAAGCCAGGAGTAAATAACTAGGACTGGTAGACTGTACTAATTGCAATGCTTTACTAATGCGATCGCCCTCTATCCTCGTTCCTTGAAGATGTAGCATTGAGGTTTGGGTAAAAGCACCCAGGGTTTTGTGAATCGATTGTACGGCTAAGTCAGCACCTGCGGCTAAGGCTGGAGTGGGTAGTTCGCAATGAAAGGCGAAATGTGCGCCGTGGGCTTCGTCTACCAGTAACGGAATATTGTATTGGTGAGTAATATTCGCGATCGCGCTGATATCTCCACAAACGCCGTAATAGGTGGGATAAACCATCATCACAGCTTTGGCATCGGGATGTTGTTCTAGGGCGGCTGCTACAGCATCGGGAGTGATGCTGTGGGCAATATCTAAAACCAAGTCATATTCTGGATTAATAAAAATTGGCATCGCGCCAGAGAGAATTAATCCGGCGATCGCTGAAGAATGAACATTGCGCGGCA contains:
- a CDS encoding aminotransferase class I/II-fold pyridoxal phosphate-dependent enzyme translates to MLDQNQTPLLDTLKACAERPHAPFYTPGHKRGQGISQKIADVFGKSIFRLDLPELTELDNLFAASGVIQQAQQLAAQAFGAEQTWFLVNGSTCGVEAAILATCGAGDKIILPRNVHSSAIAGLILSGAMPIFINPEYDLVLDIAHSITPDAVAAALEQHPDAKAVMMVYPTYYGVCGDISAIANITHQYNIPLLVDEAHGAHFAFHCELPTPALAAGADLAVQSIHKTLGAFTQTSMLHLQGTRIEGDRISKALQLVQSTSPSYLLLASLDAARQQMALYGQQFMSHTLQLADEARSRIEQIPGLSVFNLTPPAAPLSFQGEGLGIRSNFLALDKTRLTVTVSGLGLTGFAAEEILDQHFAVTAEFASQKHLTFIISLGNTQQDIEQLLEAFTSLAQMSLPPNSLGLNTALTDFNLPYILWDDFINMGNTVHISPREAFFAKTETLPIQETTGRICAEIVCPYPPGIPVLMPGEAISQLALEYLQTIQTMGGFISGCADKSFRALKVIKM